One window of Oryza brachyantha chromosome 12, ObraRS2, whole genome shotgun sequence genomic DNA carries:
- the LOC102710171 gene encoding putative cyclin-dependent kinase F-2 → MATATSSSVVMSRFVKLDVIASGGCGVVYRARDRRSGETVAMKCIRAYRGDDGELVDRSDLGREVAAMEACRGHPYVVQPRAHGRGGGDDGEAVLVMEFVGPTLRHVLRRERGGRAGRSELEVRLAMRQLLSGAKRIHDAGLMHRDLKPDNVLVDSRGNLKICDLGLSQSTAAPPPYSNPIGTRWYCAPEILLGSTDYDDRVDSWSLGCIMAELLTRKPLFRGSSDREQLGEILDVLGVNDIKQWRGYKGQRLPGGCGPNSFLRCFFPCPAEARMLGRPALSEAGFEVLSGLLTCNPERRMTVEQALRHRWFKEPDSASLRHRP, encoded by the coding sequence atggcgacggcgacctccTCCTCTGTCGTGATGAGCCGCTTCGTCAAGCTCGACGTCATCGCCTCGGGCGGCTGCGGCGTCGTGTACCGCGCGCGCGACCGCCGCTCCGGCGAGACCGTCGCCATGAAGTGCATCCGCGCGTACCGGGGCGACGACGGGGAGCTCGTCGACCGCTCCGACCTCGGCCGCGAGGTCGCCGCCATGGAGGCCTGCAGGGGCCACCCGTACGTCGTGCAGCCGCGCGcgcacggccgcggcggcggcgacgacggcgaggccgtgCTCGTCATGGAGTTCGTGGGGCCGACGCTGCGGCACGTCCTGAGGCGCGAGCGCGGCGGGAGGGCAGGCCGGTCGGAGCTCGAGGTCCGCCTCGCCATGCGGCAGCTCCTGTCCGGCGCCAAGAGGATCCACGACGCCGGCCTCATGCACCGCGACCTCAAGCCGGACAACGTGCTCGTCGACAGCCGCGGGAACCTCAAGATCTGCGACCTCGGGCTGTCCCAgagcaccgccgcgccgccgccgtactcCAACCCGATCGGCACACGGTGGTACTGCGCGCCGGAGATCCTCCTCGGCTCGACGGACTACGACGACCGCGTCGACTCGTGGTCGCTCGGCTGCATCATGGCCGAGCTGCTCACCCGGAAGCCACTCTTCCGCGGGAGCTCAGACAGGGAGCAGCTCGGCGAGATCCTCGACGTCCTTGGCGTCAACGACATTAAGCAGTGGCGAGGCTACAAGGGGCAGCGGCTGCCCGGAGGCTGCGGGCCGAACAGCTTCCTCCGATGCTTCTTCCCATGTCCGGCGGAGGCCAGGATgctcggccggccggcgctgTCGGAGGCCGGCTTCGAGGTGTTGAGCGGGCTTCTGACGTGCAACCCGGAGAGGAGGATGACGGTGGAGCAAGCGCTCC